One Terriglobales bacterium genomic window, GCACCGCGGAAACAACCTACGCCAACACCTATCCCGAGTACGGGTTTACCTGCAATATCGGGGATATGGGGCCGCCGGCGGGTTCGGGCCTGGCCACGTCGAATGCAGCCGGCCTGATTGATGCCGGCCTGGCCAGCGGCTACAAGGCGGGTTATACCTTCGCGTTCACCAACTGTGTGGCCGGCGGATCGTCGACGGTGAACGCAACATTTCAGTCCACTGCGACGCCGGTCTCGATCGGACAGAGCGGCGTGCGTGCATTCTGCTCGGACCAGGGCGGGGCCGTCCGCTACGACGCCGGCGGAAGCTCGTCTACTTGCCTGGGCAGCGGCTCGCCGCTGTAGTTCGGGGGCGCGTCCAGGTTCCCACCAGCACGGGACTTCGTTCACTGTCTTTCAGGATGGCGTGCCCGCCCCAGTGCTGGTTT contains:
- a CDS encoding type II secretion system protein yields the protein MAKLGQQRGFSLIELLIVVAVILVIAAIAIPNMLRAHMAANEASAVASIRALGTAETTYANTYPEYGFTCNIGDMGPPAGSGLATSNAAGLIDAGLASGYKAGYTFAFTNCVAGGSSTVNATFQSTATPVSIGQSGVRAFCSDQGGAVRYDAGGSSSTCLGSGSPL